A genomic stretch from Erigeron canadensis isolate Cc75 chromosome 9, C_canadensis_v1, whole genome shotgun sequence includes:
- the LOC122581799 gene encoding RNA demethylase ALKBH10B-like, whose amino-acid sequence MAPAAGVADRLPAAMMMPATVMSDAYAKDAIISWFRGEFAAANAIIDALCGHLSETESGRREYEAVFGEIHRRRMNWIPILQMQKYFSIADVTLELKKVSEAKKKLSLCDDHNIVCKPEVIEPPAFETEKIRAVDSNGDGNSCVDDNISPKSSTVVNTAGSQEVHSAPVSVEVSSNQEDWEARRAEIKMTKGFVAKESVKGHMVNVVRGLKMYEEILQTTELSKLTDYVTELRVAGQNGELSGETFIMYNQQSKTIKRELLQFGAPIFGQIKDEATNKPQDSKIEPIPAPLEAVIDLLIQFHLISENRRPNSCIINFFDEGEFSQPFLKPPHLEQPISTLLLSESTMAFGRTLVCDNDGNYKGPLMLSLKEGSLLVMRGNSADMARHAMCQSPTKRISVTFFKVRIETYDKNQSPKDPMNGAMTLWQPNVPTPLITPNGTLDGYNSIHVIPKWDSIRAPQLLMLAPVRPMVMTPRRLPRGGTGVFLPWNGGSRKPAKHLPPRAQRGRLLALPASNEPHKMDRTPDSGISVA is encoded by the exons ATGGCGCCGGCAGCCGGCGTAGCTGATCGATTACCGGCGGCGATGATGATGCCAGCAACGGTGATGTCAGATGCATACGCAAAAGACGCGATAATTTCATGGTTTCGCGGCGAATTCGCAGCCGCAAACGCGATAATTGATGCGTTATGTGGACATTTATCGGAAACAGAAAGCGGTAGGCGTGAATACGAAGCGGTTTTCGGCGAAATTCATCGGAGACGGATGAATTGGATTCCGATTCTTCAGATGCAAAAGTATTTTTCGATTGCGGATGTCACTTTGGAGCTTAAGAAAGTTTCAGAGGCTAAGAAAAAATTATCAttatgtgatgatcataatATTGTTTGTAAGCCGGAGGTTATCGAACCTCCGGCTTTCGAGACGGAGAAGATCAGAGCTGTTGATTCAAATGGTGATGGAAATTCTTGTGTTGATGATAATATTTCCCCCAAGAGTAGTACTGTGGTAAATACTGCAG GATCTCAGGAAGTCCATTCAGCGCCGGTAAGTGTTGAAGTAAGCTCAAACCAAGAAGATTGGGAGGCACGACGTGCTGAAATCAAAATGACGAAAGGGTTTGTGGCAAAGGAGTCTGTAAAAGGGCATATG GTGAATGTTGTTAGAGGCTTGAAGATGTATGAGGAGATACTCCAAACCACCGAGCTATCCAAGTTGACGGACTATGTAACTGAACTCCGAGTTGCTGGCCAAAATGGAGAACTCTCAG GTGAGACATTTATCATGTACAACCAGCAGTCCAAAACGATCAAGAGAGAGCTTCTTCAATTTGGAGCTCCCATTTTTGGACAGATAAAAGATGAAGCTACAAATAAGCCCCAAGATA GCAAAATCGAGCCAATTCCTGCTCCTCTTGAAGCTGTCATTGACCTTCTAATTCAGTTTCACCTGATATCTGAAAACAGACGACCAAATAGCTGCATAATTAACTTCTTTGATGAG GGAGAATTCTCACAGCCTTTCTTGAAGCCACCTCATCTAGAGCAACCTATTTCTACGCTTCTTCTATCTGAATCGACAATGGCTTTTGGACGTACTCTAGTTTGTGATAACGATGGAAACTACAAAGGACCACTGATGCTTTCTCTCAAAGAGGG GTCACTCTTAGTGATGAGAGGAAACAGTGCTGACATGGCACGCCACGCCATGTGTCAATCTCCAACTAAACGAATCAGTGTCACGTTTTTCAAAGTCCGAATAGAAACCTACGACAAAAATCAATCCCCAAAAGATCCTATGAATGGAGCTATGACTCTATGGCAGCCCAATGTTCCAACCCCACTGATCACACCAAATGGAACACTAGACGGATACAACTCAATCCATGTTATACCAAAATGGGACTCAATCCGGGCCCCACAACTACTAATGCTAGCCCCAGTGCGCCCAATGGTGATGACTCCTAGAAGGTTGCCACGTGGTGGGACGGGTGTGTTCTTGCCATGGAACGGTGGGTCAAGAAAGCCCGCAAAACATCTACCTCCACGTGCTCAAAGAGGCCGTCTTCTTGCCCTTCCAGCCTCTAATGAACCACACAAAATGGACCGAACTCCTGATTCCGGCATTAGTGTTGCGTGA
- the LOC122582810 gene encoding protein DOS2-like, whose protein sequence is MDFFRSILTEDDPESISNNQQSDTQEEEEYYDDDDTNSNVNSSEDGSTTTTAGGGLWSFGDIVNTLTSKSESVFETYRRDLKEFGSGLRKESDLFREVASRAVKELPDVGTSVIKTTSEIISQGKEALLISSDDDSDRYRYRDRYNYKNNEKNNINRYSRFDVQLSMIRSDERTYLDEPEDIEEYKKWKLGFVVGEMRDEIERLVSDKGGVGGVYERVVPDKVDDGTFWFRYFYKVYNLRMQEDVRARLVKRSLSVDDEEELSWDVDDDDEVDEEGEQSSQAKLSTSRGEDLQSVGKTESRDDKLKSESLKNVGEGNEVNSNVEGLNVSGGNVTSAEKGEQVSNMDEKVDNKVDDSKVVVKSDRSFFQEDEDLEWDEIEDLGDNDDKKVSHGETTDKVELRKRLSTAADDEDLSWDIEDDDGEPENAGTK, encoded by the coding sequence atggATTTCTTCAGATCAATACTAACAGAGGATGATCCAGAATCCAtatccaataaccaacaatccgatacacaagaagaagaagaatattaCGACGACGACGATACAAATTCAAACGTCAATTCATCGGAAGACGgaagcaccaccaccaccgccggcGGCGGTTTATGGAGCTTCGGAGATATCGTAAATACATTAACATCAAAATCCGAATCCGTATTCGAAACTTACCGCCGAGATTTGAAGGAATTCGGATCCGGTTTACGTAAGGAATCCGATTTGTTCCGTGAAGTTGCTAGCCGCGCCGTTAAGGAGCTGCCGGACGTCGGAACTTCCGTTATCAAAACGACGTCGGAGATTATTTCGCAAGGTAAGGAAGCTTTACTTatttcatctgatgatgattccgatagatatagatatagagatagatataattataaaaataatgaaaaaaataatataaatagatatagtaGATTTGATGTACAATTGAGTATGATAAGGAGTGATGAGAGGACTTATTTGGATGAGCCGGAGGATATAGAGGAATATAAAAAGTggaagttagggtttgtggttGGAGAAATGAGAGATGAGATTGAGAGATTGGTTAGTGATAAGGGCGGAGTCGGAGGAGTTTACGAGAGAGTCGTTCCGGATAAAGTTGACGATGGAACGTTTTGGTTTAGGTATTTTTATAAGGTGTATAACCTTAGAATGCAAGAGGATGTGCGAGCTAGGTTGGTGAAGAGGTCGTTGTCGGTTGATGATGAGGAGGAGTTGAGTTGGGacgttgatgatgatgacgaggtggatgaggaaggagaacAAAGTAGTCAGGCGAAGTTGAGTACATCGAGAGGCGAAGATTTGCAGAGTGTTGGAAAGACGGAGAGTCGTGATGATAAACTGAAAAGTGAGAGTTTGAAGAATGTTGGTGAGGGGAATGAGGTGAATAGTAATGTGGAGGGGTTGAATGTGAGTGGTGGAAATGTGACTAGTGCTGAGAAAGGTGAACAAGTTTCGAATATGGATGAAAAGGTTGATAATAAAGTGGATGATAGTAAAGTTGTGGTTAAGTCGGACCGGTCTTTTTTTCAGGAAGATGAGGATCTTGAGTGGGATGAGATTGAAGATCTTGGGGATAATGATGACAAGAAAGTCTCTCATGGTGAGACTACGGACAAAGTTGAGTTACGTAAACGGTTGAGTACTGCTGCAGACGACGAGGATTTGAGTTGGGatattgaagatgatgatggcGAACCTGAAAATGCAGGTACCAAGTGA